In Nonomuraea muscovyensis, the following proteins share a genomic window:
- a CDS encoding trypsin-like serine peptidase, translated as MIPRARHLAAVALSALLMLPAFGGHAAASAAGFVYSVTLTKTATDVQKVAEYWKPERLKQADSYSPATPGSRSEGSTAAGASLGGIQTAATTAAATTAASKRKAVVSVAPALPQKGTAAKTMGKVFFRFGDKEYWCSASAVAARNRSVVATAAHCAYDPRQGKAAQYWIFVPNPGPDGATPDGIYVGSSISMHEHWPGKGDYDFDYAFVTVNRGFTWASKDGKLVTQDVGRLQDNVGGQGLALTKGLGNTIHAFGYPAGPQPDGSRPFDGRTLRTCIGTTRKTVAPSLDLQFGVQLQPCNFSAGASGGAWLIDYRSSQQLGGLNGINSLTWNRDAKEGYDAVSSPPFTVTTGQVYQRAATLNTPQM; from the coding sequence ATGATCCCCCGGGCCAGGCATCTGGCAGCCGTCGCGCTGAGCGCGCTGCTGATGCTGCCTGCCTTCGGGGGCCACGCCGCCGCCTCGGCCGCCGGCTTCGTCTACTCGGTCACGCTGACCAAGACCGCGACGGACGTCCAGAAGGTCGCCGAATACTGGAAGCCCGAGCGCCTCAAGCAGGCCGACAGCTACAGCCCCGCCACACCGGGCTCCCGGTCGGAAGGCTCCACCGCCGCCGGGGCCAGCCTGGGCGGCATCCAGACCGCCGCGACCACCGCTGCCGCCACCACCGCCGCCTCGAAGCGCAAGGCCGTCGTCAGCGTGGCACCCGCCCTGCCCCAGAAGGGCACGGCCGCGAAGACCATGGGCAAGGTGTTCTTCCGTTTCGGCGACAAGGAGTACTGGTGCTCGGCCAGCGCGGTGGCCGCCAGGAACCGCAGCGTGGTCGCCACGGCCGCGCACTGCGCCTACGACCCCCGCCAGGGCAAGGCCGCCCAGTACTGGATCTTCGTCCCCAACCCCGGACCCGACGGGGCGACGCCGGACGGCATCTACGTGGGCTCGTCGATCAGCATGCACGAGCACTGGCCGGGCAAGGGCGACTACGACTTCGACTACGCGTTCGTGACCGTGAACCGCGGCTTCACCTGGGCGAGCAAGGACGGCAAGCTCGTCACCCAGGACGTCGGCAGGTTGCAGGACAACGTCGGCGGCCAGGGCCTGGCCCTCACCAAGGGGCTCGGCAACACGATCCACGCCTTCGGCTACCCGGCCGGCCCGCAGCCCGACGGCAGCCGCCCGTTCGACGGCCGCACGCTGCGGACCTGCATCGGCACCACGCGCAAGACCGTGGCGCCCAGCCTGGACCTCCAGTTCGGGGTGCAGCTGCAGCCGTGCAACTTCAGTGCCGGCGCGAGCGGCGGAGCCTGGCTGATCGACTACCGGTCCTCCCAGCAGCTCGGCGGGCTGAACGGCATCAACAGCCTGACCTGGAACCGCGACGCCAAGGAGGGCTACGACGCGGTGTCCTCACCCCCGTTCACCGTCACCACCGGCCAGGTGTACCAGCGCGCTGCCACCCTGAACACGCCACAAATGTGA
- a CDS encoding DUF4097 family beta strand repeat-containing protein, with translation MTVVREEGTGIMRHWTIEGPEQLTFGPVAALDVRIVAGRLAVLASEGPPSLEVSSIDSAPLIVTYDEDARELSVAYKDLTWEGVLSWLRSARRETVATLTVPRGCRVNAGVVSASAVVAGFENVTRVKSAAGEIVLDGVSGEVNATTISGGVESRAMEGDLSFQSVSGDLTVAGGVPRRLRANTMSGRITADLRLRPTGHVTLNSVSGDILVRLPEGVDTDVNIRSTSGRLVSAFEKLSDENGPGTRSLSGRLGGGMASLSAITVSGDVTLLKGENE, from the coding sequence GTGACGGTAGTCCGGGAGGAAGGGACGGGGATCATGCGGCACTGGACGATCGAAGGGCCCGAGCAGCTCACGTTCGGCCCGGTGGCCGCGCTCGACGTGCGGATCGTGGCCGGCAGGCTGGCGGTGCTCGCCAGCGAGGGCCCACCGTCGCTGGAGGTCTCCAGCATCGACTCCGCCCCGCTGATCGTCACCTACGACGAGGACGCCCGGGAGCTCAGCGTCGCCTACAAGGACCTCACCTGGGAGGGTGTCCTGAGCTGGCTGCGCAGCGCCCGGCGCGAGACCGTCGCCACGCTCACCGTGCCGCGGGGCTGCAGGGTCAACGCCGGCGTGGTCTCCGCCTCCGCCGTCGTCGCCGGGTTCGAGAACGTCACCCGCGTCAAGAGCGCCGCCGGGGAGATCGTGCTCGACGGGGTGAGCGGCGAGGTGAACGCCACCACGATCTCGGGCGGCGTCGAGAGCCGGGCCATGGAGGGCGACCTGTCCTTCCAGAGCGTCTCCGGCGACCTCACCGTGGCCGGCGGCGTGCCGCGGCGCCTGCGGGCCAACACCATGTCCGGCCGCATCACCGCCGACCTGCGCCTGAGACCGACGGGGCACGTGACGCTCAACAGCGTCTCAGGTGACATCCTGGTCAGGCTCCCGGAGGGGGTGGACACGGACGTGAACATCCGGTCCACCTCCGGCCGTCTGGTGAGCGCGTTCGAGAAGCTGTCCGACGAGAACGGTCCCGGCACCAGGTCGCTGTCGGGCCGGCTGGGTGGCGGCATGGCCTCGCTGTCGGCCATCACGGTCTCCGGCGACGTCACGCTGCTCAAGGGGGAGAACGAATGA
- a CDS encoding PadR family transcriptional regulator has translation MSPVFGHGRLRLYLLKLLDESPRHGYEVIRLLQDRFLGVYSPSPGTIYPRLARLEEEGLVTHEVIDGKKVFSITDKGREELGDRLDELAELEQEISASVRDIAREVKEDVRDTVKSLREELTRMAKDVRVGAKTDGRRHREQQKAHFERLKEQQRHQWTEHASQWQGESQRLAGEWRRIWADIWSTLGGPPAGHPDQDADLDAELGAMLADFVARVREEASESRLTPQTVDRLRTVLDEASDRIRDTLRP, from the coding sequence ATGAGCCCTGTCTTCGGTCACGGCCGGCTCAGGCTGTACCTGCTGAAGCTGCTGGACGAGAGCCCGCGCCACGGATACGAGGTGATCCGGCTGCTGCAGGACCGCTTCCTCGGCGTCTACTCCCCCTCCCCCGGCACCATCTACCCGCGCCTGGCCCGTCTGGAGGAGGAAGGGCTGGTCACCCACGAGGTGATCGACGGCAAGAAGGTGTTCTCCATCACCGACAAGGGCCGCGAGGAGCTCGGCGACCGCCTCGACGAGCTGGCCGAGCTGGAGCAGGAGATCTCCGCCTCGGTGCGCGACATCGCCCGCGAGGTGAAGGAGGACGTCCGCGACACCGTCAAGTCGCTCCGCGAGGAGCTGACCAGGATGGCCAAGGACGTGCGCGTCGGCGCCAAGACCGACGGCAGGCGGCACCGCGAGCAGCAGAAGGCCCACTTCGAACGGCTCAAGGAGCAGCAGAGGCACCAGTGGACCGAGCACGCCTCCCAGTGGCAGGGCGAGAGCCAGCGGCTGGCCGGGGAGTGGCGCAGGATCTGGGCCGACATCTGGTCCACGCTCGGCGGCCCGCCCGCCGGCCACCCGGACCAGGACGCCGACCTCGACGCCGAGCTGGGCGCCATGCTGGCCGACTTCGTGGCCAGGGTCCGCGAGGAGGCGTCGGAGTCCCGCCTCACCCCGCAGACCGTCGATCGGCTCCGCACCGTCCTCGACGAGGCGTCCGACCGCATCCGCGACACCCTCCGGCCATGA
- a CDS encoding multifunctional oxoglutarate decarboxylase/oxoglutarate dehydrogenase thiamine pyrophosphate-binding subunit/dihydrolipoyllysine-residue succinyltransferase subunit gives MSSESSRTNPLASFGQNEWLVDELYQKYLQDPESVDKAWWNFFADYNPDYGPGRTPAKEAANGTVTAPPPAAPAPKAGRPPAPAAAPAAAADGQAAKPKQPAAPVPKGAEEVKLRGAAARTAANMDLSLSVPTATSVRAIPAKLLIDNRIVINNHLKRGRGGKVSFTHLIGFAIVKALKAMPEMNYSYAEVDGKPTLIKPEHIGFGLAIDVQKSNGERQLLVPSVKGAEQMDFRQFWMAYEEVVRKARGGKLGVDDFAGTTISLTNPGTIGTVHSVPRLMPGQGTIIGVGAMEYPAEYQGASPDTLSRLAVSKVMTLTSTYDHRIIQGAQSGDFLRQIHRLLLGEDGFYDEIFEALRIPYEPVRWVQDISTSHDDDVAKSARVLELIHAYRVRGHLMAETDPLEYKQRKHPDLDIQSHGLTLWDLEREFATGGFGGRPLMKLREILGVLRDSYCRTVGIEYMHIQNPEERAWIQARVEKPHASPERAEQLNILSRLNTAEAFETFLQTKFVGQKRFSLEGGESLIPLLDSVISDAADEDLDGVVIGMAHRGRLNVLANIVGKSYAQIFGEFEGNIDPRTAHGSGDVKYHLGASGEFTAPSGKTITASVVANPSHLEAVDPVLEGVVRAQQDLLERGEEGFTVLPVLIHGDAAFAGQGVVAETLNLSQLRGYRTGGTVHVVVNNQVGFTTSPASSRSSVYATDVARMIQAPIFHVNGDDPEAVVRVGQLAYEYRQAFRKDVVIDLICYRRRGHNEGENPAFTQPLMYDLIDAKRSTRKLYTEALIGRGDISVEEAEQALRDYQAKLEQAFTETREAAKKPHEAGEMRVPPTEVVKWSHDDTPTAISDETLKRIVDTQLNLPEGFTPHPRLAPMLQRRGQMVEQGAIDWAMGETLAFGSLLIDGHPVRLVGQDSRRGTFTQRHAVLVDRMTGAEHTPLKTFNQGTTKFYVYDSLLSEFAALGFEYGYSVVRPDALVCWEAQFGDFVNGAQTIIDEFISSGEQKWGQKSGVVLLLPHGYEGQGPDHSSARIERFLQVCALDNMTVAQPTTPANYFHLLRWQVESGRHRPLVVFTPKSLLRHKAATSKAEDFTSGTFQPVLSDTKVDPGKVTKVVLSSGKIYYDLAAKRDETGRDDVALVRLERLYPFPADELAAELARYGSQVELVWVQDEPVNMGPWPYLTLKLAEDPQLLGGRALRRVSRTPNSSPAVGSHAAHDAELHEILSQVFG, from the coding sequence GTGTCGTCTGAGTCGTCGCGGACAAACCCGCTGGCAAGCTTTGGCCAGAACGAGTGGCTTGTCGACGAGCTGTACCAGAAGTACCTCCAGGATCCAGAGTCGGTCGACAAGGCCTGGTGGAACTTCTTCGCTGACTACAACCCCGACTATGGACCAGGCCGCACCCCTGCCAAGGAGGCGGCGAACGGCACTGTGACCGCGCCCCCTCCCGCCGCACCGGCCCCGAAGGCCGGCCGGCCGCCGGCTCCCGCCGCGGCACCGGCCGCGGCGGCCGACGGGCAGGCCGCCAAGCCGAAGCAGCCTGCCGCACCGGTGCCTAAGGGCGCCGAGGAGGTCAAGCTGCGCGGCGCCGCCGCGCGCACGGCCGCCAACATGGACCTGTCGCTGTCGGTTCCGACCGCGACGAGCGTCCGGGCCATCCCGGCCAAGCTGCTCATCGACAACCGCATCGTGATCAACAATCACCTCAAGCGCGGCCGCGGCGGCAAGGTCTCCTTCACGCACCTGATCGGTTTCGCGATCGTCAAGGCGCTGAAGGCCATGCCGGAGATGAACTACTCCTACGCGGAGGTCGACGGCAAGCCCACCCTGATCAAGCCGGAGCACATCGGCTTCGGGCTGGCGATCGACGTCCAGAAGAGCAACGGTGAGCGCCAGCTCCTCGTGCCGTCCGTCAAGGGCGCCGAGCAGATGGACTTCCGGCAGTTCTGGATGGCCTACGAAGAGGTCGTGCGCAAGGCCCGCGGCGGCAAGCTGGGGGTCGACGACTTCGCCGGCACCACGATCTCGCTGACCAACCCCGGCACGATCGGCACCGTCCACTCCGTGCCCCGCCTCATGCCCGGCCAGGGCACGATCATCGGCGTCGGCGCGATGGAATACCCGGCCGAATACCAGGGCGCCTCGCCCGACACGCTGTCACGCCTGGCCGTCTCCAAGGTCATGACGCTGACCAGCACCTACGACCACCGGATCATCCAGGGCGCCCAGTCGGGCGACTTCCTGCGCCAGATCCACCGGTTGCTGCTCGGCGAGGACGGCTTCTACGACGAGATCTTCGAGGCGCTGCGGATCCCGTACGAGCCGGTCCGCTGGGTCCAGGACATCTCGACCTCCCACGACGACGACGTGGCCAAGTCGGCCCGGGTGCTGGAGCTCATCCACGCCTACCGGGTGCGCGGCCACCTCATGGCCGAGACCGACCCGCTCGAGTACAAGCAGCGCAAGCACCCCGACCTCGACATCCAGTCCCACGGCCTGACCCTGTGGGACCTGGAGCGCGAGTTCGCCACCGGCGGCTTCGGCGGCCGGCCGCTGATGAAGCTGCGCGAGATCCTGGGTGTGCTGCGCGACTCCTACTGCCGCACGGTCGGCATCGAGTACATGCACATCCAGAACCCCGAGGAGCGGGCCTGGATCCAGGCGCGGGTGGAGAAGCCGCACGCCTCGCCGGAGCGCGCCGAGCAGCTCAACATCCTGTCGCGGCTCAACACCGCCGAGGCGTTCGAGACGTTCCTGCAGACGAAGTTCGTCGGCCAGAAGCGCTTCTCGCTGGAGGGCGGCGAGTCGCTGATCCCGCTGCTCGACTCGGTGATCAGCGACGCGGCCGACGAGGACCTCGACGGGGTCGTCATCGGCATGGCCCACCGCGGCCGGCTCAACGTGTTGGCCAACATCGTCGGCAAGTCCTACGCGCAGATCTTCGGCGAGTTCGAGGGCAACATCGACCCGCGCACGGCGCACGGCTCCGGCGACGTGAAGTACCACCTGGGCGCGAGCGGCGAGTTCACCGCGCCGAGCGGCAAGACCATCACCGCCTCGGTCGTGGCCAACCCCTCCCACCTGGAGGCGGTCGACCCGGTGCTCGAGGGCGTCGTCCGGGCCCAGCAGGACCTGCTGGAGCGCGGCGAGGAGGGCTTCACCGTCCTGCCGGTGCTCATCCACGGCGACGCGGCCTTCGCCGGCCAGGGCGTCGTGGCCGAGACGCTCAACCTGTCGCAGCTGCGCGGCTACCGCACCGGCGGCACCGTGCACGTGGTGGTCAACAACCAGGTCGGCTTCACCACCTCGCCGGCCTCGTCCCGGTCGAGCGTCTACGCGACCGACGTGGCCCGGATGATCCAGGCGCCGATCTTCCACGTCAACGGCGACGACCCCGAGGCCGTGGTGCGCGTGGGCCAGCTCGCCTACGAGTACCGCCAGGCGTTCCGCAAGGACGTGGTCATCGACCTCATCTGCTACCGCCGCCGCGGCCACAACGAGGGCGAGAACCCCGCCTTCACCCAGCCGCTGATGTACGACCTGATCGACGCCAAGCGCTCGACGCGCAAGCTCTACACCGAGGCGCTGATCGGCCGGGGCGACATCTCGGTCGAGGAGGCCGAGCAGGCGCTGCGCGACTACCAGGCCAAGCTGGAGCAGGCCTTCACCGAGACCCGCGAGGCGGCCAAGAAGCCGCACGAGGCGGGCGAGATGCGGGTGCCGCCCACCGAGGTCGTCAAGTGGTCGCACGACGACACGCCCACCGCGATCAGCGACGAGACGCTCAAGCGCATCGTCGACACCCAGCTCAACCTGCCCGAGGGCTTCACCCCGCACCCGCGCCTGGCGCCGATGCTGCAGCGGCGCGGGCAGATGGTCGAGCAGGGCGCGATCGACTGGGCGATGGGTGAGACGCTGGCCTTCGGCTCGCTGCTCATCGACGGCCACCCGGTCCGCCTGGTGGGCCAGGACTCCCGGCGCGGCACGTTCACCCAGCGCCACGCCGTCCTGGTCGACCGGATGACCGGCGCCGAGCACACGCCGCTCAAGACCTTCAACCAGGGCACGACGAAGTTCTACGTCTACGACTCGCTGCTCAGCGAGTTCGCGGCGCTCGGCTTCGAGTACGGCTACAGCGTCGTGCGTCCTGACGCCCTGGTGTGCTGGGAGGCGCAGTTCGGCGACTTCGTCAACGGCGCCCAGACGATCATCGACGAGTTCATCTCGTCCGGTGAGCAGAAGTGGGGCCAGAAGTCGGGCGTCGTGCTGCTGCTGCCGCACGGCTACGAGGGGCAGGGTCCCGACCACTCCTCGGCCCGCATCGAGCGGTTCCTGCAGGTCTGCGCGCTCGACAACATGACGGTCGCGCAGCCCACCACCCCGGCCAACTACTTCCACCTGCTGCGCTGGCAGGTCGAGTCGGGCCGGCACCGCCCGCTGGTGGTCTTCACGCCCAAGTCGCTGCTGCGGCACAAGGCGGCCACGTCCAAGGCCGAAGACTTCACCTCGGGCACCTTCCAGCCGGTGCTGTCCGACACGAAGGTCGACCCGGGCAAGGTCACCAAGGTGGTCCTCAGCTCCGGCAAGATCTACTACGACCTGGCGGCCAAGCGCGACGAGACCGGTCGCGACGACGTCGCGCTCGTCCGGCTGGAGCGGCTCTACCCGTTCCCGGCCGACGAGCTCGCCGCCGAGCTGGCCCGCTACGGGTCGCAGGTGGAGCTGGTCTGGGTGCAGGACGAGCCGGTCAACATGGGCCCGTGGCCCTACCTGACGCTCAAGCTCGCGGAGGACCCGCAGCTGCTCGGCGGGCGTGCGCTCCGCCGGGTCTCGCGGACCCCCAACAGCTCGCCCGCGGTCGGCTCGCACGCCGCCCACGACGCCGAGCTGCACGAGATCCTCAGCCAGGTGTTCGGCTGA
- a CDS encoding acetyl-CoA synthetase, producing the protein MDPRTPCLVGVAQRTVRQQPGPEPLDLWEQVAREAAGDARLPAGRFDSIQIVYTDSWQYDSPTGRLAERLGATPRHQAYSRVGGTAPHLLIGEAAARIAAGELDCALVAGAEALATRRAYRKAGERAPWSHPAVPKPPYGWERGPHPAELAHDLFLPVHTYAILETARRAARGWTIHEEMADRARMMAPMTRVAAANPYAWRRTPRTPEDLADGGRFVGWPYTRDTVAVMEVDQAAAVVLVSAALADRLGVPDDRRVHLRGWAYAEDTWEVAARPALDASQAMASAAAAAFGRAGVTLGDMGAIDLYSCFAIALRQACDAIGLDPFDPRGLTVTGGLPYAGGPASDYVLHSTAAMAGVLRERGGHGLVTGVGMHLTKHAYAVWSTEPGGATGDARPVFTAEPVPIVPAYDGPAVVAGYTVAHDREGVAERGILVVDLPGGGRAHAHVVEPDLLAEAESRELVGQLVRLSSNGQVNVARW; encoded by the coding sequence ATGGATCCACGTACCCCCTGCCTCGTCGGCGTGGCCCAGCGCACCGTCCGTCAGCAACCCGGCCCTGAGCCGCTCGACCTCTGGGAGCAGGTCGCGCGCGAGGCCGCCGGCGACGCCCGGCTGCCCGCCGGGCGGTTCGACTCGATCCAGATCGTCTACACCGACTCCTGGCAGTACGACTCGCCCACCGGCCGGCTCGCCGAACGGCTCGGCGCCACGCCGCGTCACCAGGCCTACTCCAGAGTCGGCGGCACCGCGCCGCACCTGCTCATCGGCGAGGCCGCCGCCAGGATCGCGGCCGGCGAACTCGACTGCGCACTGGTCGCCGGTGCCGAGGCGCTGGCCACGCGCCGGGCGTACCGGAAGGCGGGCGAGCGGGCGCCGTGGAGCCATCCGGCGGTGCCCAAGCCGCCGTACGGCTGGGAGCGGGGGCCGCATCCGGCCGAGCTGGCGCACGACCTGTTCCTGCCGGTGCACACGTACGCGATCCTGGAGACGGCCCGGCGGGCGGCCCGCGGCTGGACCATCCACGAGGAGATGGCCGACCGGGCGCGGATGATGGCGCCGATGACGCGGGTGGCCGCCGCGAACCCGTACGCCTGGCGGCGCACCCCGCGCACCCCGGAGGACCTGGCGGACGGGGGCCGGTTCGTCGGCTGGCCGTACACGCGGGACACCGTGGCCGTCATGGAGGTCGACCAGGCGGCGGCCGTCGTGCTGGTGAGCGCCGCACTGGCCGACCGGCTCGGCGTGCCGGACGACCGGCGTGTCCACCTGCGCGGATGGGCGTACGCCGAGGACACCTGGGAGGTGGCGGCCAGGCCCGCGCTCGACGCCTCGCAGGCCATGGCGAGTGCGGCCGCGGCCGCGTTCGGGCGGGCCGGGGTCACGCTCGGCGACATGGGGGCGATCGACCTGTACAGCTGCTTCGCCATCGCGCTCCGGCAGGCCTGCGACGCGATCGGCCTCGACCCGTTCGACCCGCGCGGCCTCACGGTCACCGGCGGCCTGCCGTACGCCGGCGGGCCCGCCAGCGACTACGTGCTCCACTCCACGGCCGCGATGGCCGGGGTGCTGCGCGAGCGGGGCGGCCACGGTCTGGTCACCGGGGTCGGCATGCACCTGACCAAGCACGCCTACGCCGTGTGGTCCACCGAGCCGGGCGGCGCGACGGGCGACGCCCGCCCGGTCTTTACGGCCGAACCCGTGCCGATCGTGCCCGCCTACGACGGGCCCGCCGTGGTGGCCGGGTATACCGTGGCGCACGACCGCGAGGGGGTGGCCGAGCGGGGCATCCTCGTCGTGGACCTGCCCGGCGGCGGGCGGGCTCACGCCCACGTGGTGGAGCCGGACCTCCTGGCCGAGGCGGAGTCGCGGGAGCTGGTCGGACAGTTGGTGCGGCTCTCCTCCAATGGCCAGGTCAATGTGGCGCGGTGGTGA
- a CDS encoding SSI family serine proteinase inhibitor, protein MITVGDKTGVLSCSRRARTPACTALERVGGDPSRLSRAAGTACTMEYNPVHVKAMGIWDGKRHDYDQTFSNGCELSASTGPVFRL, encoded by the coding sequence TTGATCACTGTCGGGGACAAGACCGGAGTCCTGTCCTGCTCCCGGCGCGCCCGCACGCCCGCCTGCACCGCTCTCGAAAGAGTGGGCGGCGACCCGTCGAGGCTGTCCCGGGCGGCGGGCACGGCCTGCACCATGGAGTACAACCCGGTGCACGTCAAGGCGATGGGCATCTGGGACGGCAAGCGGCACGACTACGACCAGACGTTCTCCAACGGCTGCGAGCTGAGTGCCTCGACCGGGCCGGTCTTCCGGCTCTGA
- a CDS encoding TetR/AcrR family transcriptional regulator has protein sequence MASPSRRGDPQRRTRPGGRSARVNEAILSAALDELIESGYSKLSFDRVATRAQVHRATLYRRWASKEELVAEALLAQTRQAVPMPDTGSLREDLRRLAHAIVANLSEPDGQGLLRTLVSDAGQVPEISVAGRAFWGERFALAGAIVRRGIERGELPTDTDADFFIERLIAPLFLRLLVTGEPIDAAYADRIVDSLLDTAHP, from the coding sequence ATGGCATCACCGTCCCGCCGAGGCGATCCCCAGCGGCGCACGCGTCCCGGCGGGCGCAGCGCACGGGTCAACGAGGCCATCCTCAGCGCCGCACTCGACGAGCTGATCGAGTCGGGCTACTCGAAGCTGAGCTTCGACCGGGTCGCCACCCGCGCACAGGTGCACCGGGCGACGCTCTACCGGCGGTGGGCCTCCAAGGAGGAACTCGTCGCCGAGGCACTGCTCGCCCAGACCCGGCAGGCGGTGCCGATGCCCGACACCGGCTCGCTTCGCGAGGACCTGCGCCGGCTCGCCCACGCGATCGTCGCGAACCTCTCCGAACCGGACGGACAGGGCCTGCTCCGCACGCTCGTCTCCGACGCCGGACAGGTGCCGGAGATCTCCGTGGCCGGCCGGGCGTTCTGGGGCGAGCGGTTCGCCCTGGCCGGCGCGATCGTGCGGCGCGGGATCGAGCGGGGCGAGCTGCCGACCGACACCGACGCCGACTTCTTCATCGAACGGCTCATCGCGCCGCTGTTCCTGCGGCTCCTGGTCACCGGCGAACCCATCGACGCCGCCTACGCCGACCGGATCGTCGATTCCCTCCTCGACACAGCCCACCCTTAA
- a CDS encoding zinc-binding dehydrogenase, producing MFAVTATQIDPDNPLAGLTLGERPEPQAPDGWTTVTVRATALNHHDLWTLKGVGIRQDRLPIVLGCDAAGVDEDGNEVIVHAVIGTGADETLDPKRSLLSEVHDGTFAERVAVPRRNLVPKPAALTFEQAACLPTAWLTAYRMLFDKAALEPGSTVLVQGAGGGVATALIALGRAGGYRVWATSRSADKRDQALKLGADQVFEPGARLPERVDAVMETVGQATWDHSLRSLRPGGRVVVSGATSGAVPPADLNRVFFLQLSVVGSTMGSRDQLQRLAVFLEQTGVRPVIDRTMPLALARDGFAAMNQGDVFGKIVFTP from the coding sequence ATGTTCGCCGTAACCGCCACACAGATCGATCCCGACAATCCCCTCGCCGGGCTGACGCTCGGCGAGCGGCCGGAACCGCAGGCTCCGGACGGCTGGACCACCGTCACCGTACGGGCGACCGCCCTCAACCACCACGACCTGTGGACGCTCAAGGGGGTCGGCATCCGGCAGGACCGGCTGCCGATCGTGCTCGGCTGCGACGCGGCCGGCGTCGACGAGGACGGCAACGAGGTCATCGTGCACGCCGTGATCGGCACCGGCGCCGACGAGACGCTGGATCCGAAGCGTTCGCTGCTGTCGGAGGTGCACGACGGCACCTTCGCCGAACGGGTCGCCGTGCCGCGCCGCAACCTGGTGCCCAAACCTGCCGCGTTGACGTTCGAGCAGGCGGCCTGCCTGCCGACGGCCTGGCTGACGGCGTACCGCATGCTGTTCGACAAGGCGGCGCTGGAGCCGGGGTCCACCGTGCTGGTGCAGGGGGCAGGCGGCGGGGTCGCGACCGCGCTGATCGCGCTCGGCCGGGCGGGCGGCTACCGCGTCTGGGCGACCAGCCGGTCGGCCGACAAACGCGACCAGGCTCTCAAGCTCGGCGCCGACCAGGTCTTCGAGCCGGGTGCGCGGTTGCCCGAGCGGGTGGACGCGGTGATGGAGACGGTCGGGCAGGCCACCTGGGACCACTCGCTCAGGTCGCTCCGGCCGGGCGGGCGCGTCGTCGTCTCCGGCGCCACCAGCGGCGCGGTCCCGCCCGCCGACCTCAACCGCGTCTTCTTCCTGCAGCTCTCGGTGGTCGGCTCGACCATGGGCTCCCGGGACCAGCTCCAGCGCCTGGCGGTCTTCCTGGAGCAGACGGGGGTGCGGCCGGTCATCGACCGGACGATGCCGCTCGCGCTGGCCCGCGACGGGTTCGCCGCGATGAACCAGGGCGACGTCTTCGGGAAGATCGTCTTCACGCCCTGA
- a CDS encoding type II toxin-antitoxin system VapC family toxin, which translates to MLLSDVNVLINAFRRRANDHEVCRRLVDGMVNGDSAYAVSDYVINGVVRILRHPFLHEDPPTMDEILAFAGQIRNQPHAIVLEPGERHWHIFTQLCRQTQARSNLVPDAYLAALAIEHGCEFVTCDKDFARFEGLRWRSPLN; encoded by the coding sequence ATGCTGCTGAGTGACGTCAACGTCCTGATCAACGCCTTCCGTCGGCGGGCGAATGATCACGAGGTCTGCCGGCGCCTGGTGGACGGCATGGTCAACGGAGACTCGGCCTATGCCGTGAGCGACTACGTGATCAATGGAGTCGTGCGAATTCTCCGCCACCCCTTCCTGCACGAGGACCCGCCCACGATGGACGAGATCCTCGCCTTCGCCGGGCAGATCCGCAATCAGCCCCACGCCATCGTCCTTGAGCCTGGTGAGCGGCACTGGCACATCTTCACCCAGCTGTGCCGCCAGACCCAGGCCAGGAGCAACCTCGTGCCCGACGCCTACCTTGCGGCGCTGGCCATCGAGCACGGTTGTGAATTTGTGACCTGCGACAAGGACTTCGCCAGGTTCGAGGGCTTGCGCTGGCGGTCACCGCTCAACTGA
- a CDS encoding DUF6104 family protein — protein sequence MYFTDRGIEELVERRGEEEVSLLWLGERLREFVDLNPEFEVPVERLATWLARLDDDEDE from the coding sequence ATGTACTTCACCGACCGGGGGATCGAGGAACTCGTCGAGAGGCGGGGCGAGGAGGAGGTCAGCCTCCTCTGGCTCGGCGAGCGGCTGCGCGAGTTCGTCGACCTCAACCCGGAGTTCGAGGTCCCGGTCGAGCGGCTGGCCACGTGGCTGGCCCGCCTCGACGACGACGAGGACGAGTGA